The proteins below are encoded in one region of Nitrosomonas ureae:
- a CDS encoding Fur family transcriptional regulator — protein sequence MMQHCCIYIDMLNKFFHTAEDLILRHNGRATAGRIGILATLLAEQKAITHREIEQRLPHSLQLDRVTLYRTLEWLVENGLIHKITSDDRIWRYHANHESHLHQHAHFKCTGCAQVICLDSLPIERSWPLPTGYRFQEIELTVKGLCANCC from the coding sequence ATGATGCAACATTGTTGCATTTATATCGATATGCTGAATAAATTTTTCCATACCGCTGAAGATCTGATTCTGCGCCACAATGGACGTGCGACAGCGGGTCGTATTGGAATACTCGCCACATTGTTGGCTGAACAGAAAGCCATTACGCATCGCGAAATCGAGCAACGTCTTCCGCATTCATTACAATTGGATCGAGTGACTTTATACCGTACGCTGGAGTGGCTGGTTGAGAATGGACTCATCCACAAAATAACCAGCGACGATCGGATATGGCGTTATCATGCGAATCACGAATCACATTTACATCAACATGCACACTTCAAATGCACCGGTTGCGCACAAGTGATTTGCCTGGATAGCTTACCGATTGAACGAAGCTGGCCTTTGCCGACCGGCTACCGCTTCCAGGAAATCGAATTGACGGTCAAAGGTCTTTGCGCCAATTGCTGTTAA
- the rpoH gene encoding RNA polymerase sigma factor RpoH codes for MTNALTLPTMGGSIESYIQSANSFPILSQEEETSLARRLWNRGDIEAAQQLIMSHLRFVVAIARGYKGYGLPQADLIQEGNIGLMKAVKRFDPERGVRLVSFAVHWIKAEIHEFIMRNWRLVKIATTKQQRKLFFNLRSMKHGLDTMNPQEVNAMAVQLGVKAEEVVEMEKRFNGSDISLEPASEDEDDIFSPINYLTDGTEPSQLLEKEQITHLREEGLQQSLDCLDKRSRHIIEARWLREKDTATLHELADELGVSAERVRQIEVKALQKMRGAIKVSA; via the coding sequence ATGACGAATGCTTTAACACTACCTACCATGGGTGGAAGTATTGAAAGTTATATTCAGTCTGCTAATTCTTTCCCCATACTTTCGCAGGAGGAAGAAACCAGTTTGGCGCGGCGGCTATGGAATCGCGGTGATATCGAAGCTGCCCAGCAGCTAATTATGTCTCATCTGCGTTTTGTAGTTGCGATAGCGCGTGGGTATAAAGGGTACGGTCTTCCACAAGCTGATCTAATTCAGGAAGGGAATATCGGCCTAATGAAGGCAGTTAAACGCTTTGATCCAGAGCGGGGAGTGCGCTTGGTGTCTTTTGCCGTTCATTGGATTAAGGCCGAGATTCACGAATTCATCATGCGCAATTGGCGCTTAGTCAAAATTGCCACCACCAAGCAACAGCGCAAATTATTTTTTAACCTGCGCAGCATGAAGCACGGTTTGGACACAATGAATCCGCAAGAAGTGAATGCAATGGCTGTTCAATTGGGCGTTAAAGCCGAAGAAGTCGTTGAAATGGAGAAACGTTTCAACGGTTCGGATATTTCCCTGGAGCCCGCATCTGAAGACGAGGATGACATATTCAGTCCCATCAATTATCTAACAGATGGCACAGAACCGTCGCAGCTCCTGGAAAAAGAGCAAATTACCCACTTACGCGAGGAAGGGCTGCAGCAATCTCTTGATTGCCTGGATAAACGTAGCCGCCACATTATAGAAGCCCGTTGGTTGAGGGAAAAAGATACCGCAACGTTACATGAGCTGGCCGATGAACTGGGTGTATCGGCAGAGCGTGTTCGTCAGATTGAAGTCAAGGCGCTGCAGAAAATGCGCGGTGCCATAAAAGTTTCTGCATAA
- the ftsX gene encoding permease-like cell division protein FtsX: protein MIRAWLTQHGFVFFYTLKQLASTPVTALLSITVMGIALSLPTGVYVLMENLQSISGQTAGAPQISLFLKQDVQKEDIDKIQQRLQEDSQIVNYRFVSKDSALTQLQQSSGLTDITANLTYNPLPDAFVVHTRENTSDSLEQWKLTLQSWPEIAHVQFDSAWVDRLNALLKLGRSVVLMLATLLSIAIIAIMFNTIRLQILTKRDEIEISKLIGATDSFIQRPFLYFGAIQGLSGGITAWFIIAWGINVLNGELMPLAQLYDLDIQLRHLSLQDSISLLLFSAWLGWLGARISVASHLWQIEPE from the coding sequence ATGATACGCGCATGGCTAACGCAACATGGGTTTGTATTTTTTTACACACTCAAGCAACTGGCCTCCACACCTGTTACCGCTCTGCTGAGTATCACTGTAATGGGTATCGCGCTTAGCCTGCCGACCGGCGTCTATGTACTGATGGAAAATTTGCAATCCATATCCGGCCAAACGGCCGGTGCGCCGCAAATCAGCTTGTTTCTTAAACAGGATGTGCAGAAAGAAGATATCGACAAAATCCAGCAACGCCTGCAAGAGGATTCACAAATCGTGAACTATCGATTTGTTTCCAAGGACAGCGCGCTAACTCAGTTACAACAAAGTAGCGGACTTACCGATATCACCGCCAATTTGACCTATAACCCTCTTCCGGATGCTTTTGTCGTCCATACTCGGGAAAATACATCAGACTCGCTGGAGCAATGGAAACTAACCCTGCAAAGCTGGCCGGAAATTGCGCATGTACAATTTGACTCAGCCTGGGTAGATCGCCTGAACGCATTGCTTAAACTGGGGCGCTCGGTCGTGCTCATGTTAGCTACATTGCTAAGTATCGCAATCATTGCGATCATGTTCAATACCATTCGTCTGCAAATTCTGACTAAACGTGATGAAATCGAAATATCCAAACTCATTGGTGCAACCGATAGCTTTATCCAACGTCCTTTTCTTTACTTTGGCGCCATTCAAGGATTGTCCGGAGGCATTACAGCGTGGTTCATCATTGCATGGGGTATTAATGTACTAAATGGAGAACTCATGCCTCTCGCTCAACTTTATGACCTTGATATACAACTGCGACACCTTTCTCTACAAGACAGCATCAGCCTGCTGTTGTTTTCTGCCTGGCTGGGATGGCTAGGTGCACGCATTTCTGTCGCAAGCCATCTCTGGCAAATCGAACCTGAATAA
- the ftsE gene encoding cell division ATP-binding protein FtsE: MITFKNVSKRYPDGYIALNNIELAVESGEMVFLTGHSGAGKSTLLKLIAAIERPTSGVIAVSGQNIAQLKPAAIPYLRRKIGFIFQDHKLLFDRNVFENVLLPLQISDFDSNTAMSRVRAALDKVGLLKKEKVMPITLSGGERQRLCIARAVVHRPAILIADEPTGNLDVEYARDIMTMFKSFNQVGVTILIATHDASLLNDTQHRILSLKQGKLAA; encoded by the coding sequence ATGATTACTTTCAAGAATGTCTCCAAGCGCTATCCCGACGGTTACATCGCTCTGAACAACATTGAACTCGCGGTGGAATCCGGCGAAATGGTATTTCTGACCGGTCATTCGGGCGCCGGTAAAAGCACATTATTAAAACTGATTGCGGCAATAGAACGACCGACTTCCGGCGTAATCGCAGTCAGTGGGCAAAATATAGCCCAACTCAAACCCGCCGCGATTCCCTATTTAAGGCGCAAGATCGGTTTCATTTTTCAGGATCACAAGCTTCTGTTTGACCGCAATGTTTTTGAAAATGTTTTATTGCCGCTGCAAATCAGCGATTTTGATAGCAACACGGCGATGTCCCGAGTACGCGCCGCTCTGGATAAAGTTGGCCTGTTAAAAAAAGAGAAAGTCATGCCCATCACTCTATCCGGTGGTGAAAGACAACGGTTGTGCATCGCGCGCGCAGTCGTTCACCGGCCCGCTATCCTGATCGCCGATGAACCGACAGGTAATCTGGATGTTGAATATGCCCGGGATATCATGACCATGTTCAAATCGTTCAATCAGGTAGGCGTCACCATCCTGATCGCAACGCATGATGCCTCCCTGTTGAATGACACGCAGCATCGGATTCTGTCACTTAAGCAAGGAAAATTAGCCGCATGA